The following is a genomic window from Geobacillus subterraneus.
TCCGTGATGTTAAAGCGGGCGAGGCGAAAGGCGCCGCAGGCGATATACAAAATGGTGAACACCGCTCCTGGCGCACCGAATTCACGGAACAAGGCTTCGTACAGTAACAGGGCGGGCGCGACGCCAAAGGAAACAATGTCGCTCATCGAGTCAAGCTGTTTGCCGAGCTCGGATTCGATGTTCAGCTTCCGGGCGACGGCGCCGTCAAAGCGATCGACAAACGCTGCTAAAAAAATGAGAAGCACGCTCATGTGAAGCTGCCCGTTCAGCGTAGTCAAGACGGAAAAGCCGCCGAGCGATAAGTTCGTCATCGTTAAAATGTTGGCCATGTTGGCTTTTAACTTTTTTAACGTATAATCTAAATAATCCGATAAGAACACTCTCCCCACTCCTTTTCCAACAGAAAACGCCAAAAGAAAATTCTACTACCATTATACTCATTTTGGCGGTAATATGGAAGGTAGTAACAACCGGCGATGCTACATAACTGGAGGGAACATGCTTGCGAAAATGGCTGTACCGTTTGTTTATTGAGTTGACCAATCACTCGCTTTCCTCGAAGCTGCTCGCTTCGTTTGCCAGATCGCGCCTCAGCGCGCCGTTGATACCATCGTATGCGAAAATTTATCATATTAACCAAGAAGAAATGGAAAAAAGCCTAAAAAATTATAAAACGTTGCAGCAGTTGTTCGTTCGCCGGCTCAAAGCCGGGACTAGACCGGTCGATGCTGATGAGCATGCGGTCGTCAGTCCGGTCGATGCGGTCATTGAGGAAATGGGAACGATCCAAGAAACGAGTGAAATAATGGTCAAAGGGAAACCGTATTCGATTGCGGAAATGCTTGGCAGTGCCGAGGCTGCGCAACCGTATGTGAACGGGTTCTTTTTTATTCTGTATTTGAGCCCGAGCCATTATCACCGCATCCATAGCCCAATATCTGGCGTGATCGAAAAACAGTGGACGCTCGGCCGCAAATCATACCCTGTCAACCGCCTCGGCTTAAAATACGGGCGGCGGCCGCTTGAAAAAAACTATCGCCTCATCACAGAGGTCACGGCTGGCGGCAAGCGCATGGCCATCGTCAAGGTCGGCGCCATGTTTGTCAACAGCATTGAACTGACCCATAAGGGGGATCGGTTGGTGAAGGGGGAGGAAATGGCGTATTTTTCATTCGGCTCGACTGTCGTGCTCCTGTTTGAACGGGGAAGCTTTACGCCCGACCCGCGCATTGCCGCGCCGATGCCGATTAAAGTTGGCGAGCGGCTCGGCTATTGGCGCTAGGCG
Proteins encoded in this region:
- the pssA gene encoding CDP-diacylglycerol--serine O-phosphatidyltransferase; this encodes MFLSDYLDYTLKKLKANMANILTMTNLSLGGFSVLTTLNGQLHMSVLLIFLAAFVDRFDGAVARKLNIESELGKQLDSMSDIVSFGVAPALLLYEALFREFGAPGAVFTILYIACGAFRLARFNITENNGYFAGLPITAAGVLMTLGYLAIPYLPPQSFMFLALILSFLMVGTFKLKKI
- a CDS encoding phosphatidylserine decarboxylase, whose protein sequence is MRKWLYRLFIELTNHSLSSKLLASFARSRLSAPLIPSYAKIYHINQEEMEKSLKNYKTLQQLFVRRLKAGTRPVDADEHAVVSPVDAVIEEMGTIQETSEIMVKGKPYSIAEMLGSAEAAQPYVNGFFFILYLSPSHYHRIHSPISGVIEKQWTLGRKSYPVNRLGLKYGRRPLEKNYRLITEVTAGGKRMAIVKVGAMFVNSIELTHKGDRLVKGEEMAYFSFGSTVVLLFERGSFTPDPRIAAPMPIKVGERLGYWR